GTTACAACCTCAGGGAAATCGTCGAGATTATTGATGACCTGCGATTCCTCTCACAGAAAGAGAAGCACGAGCTCAGTTACTTGTACGAGGAAAAAATTCGCAATATGGGCAACGCCGGGCGCGACGGGGGCTCGTATTACACACCACGACCGCTTATCCGCGCTATCATACAGGTAGTCAAACCACGAATAGGCGAGCGGATCTACGACGGTGCGGTTGGTTCAGCGGGTTTTTTATGTGAGGCCTTCGAGTACCTCAAGGCTAAGCCTCATCTCACCACGAACGAGGCCAGAACTCTTCAAGAACGGACTTTCTACGCAAAGGAAAAGGACAAGCTCGCCTACGTGATCGCGATCATGAACATGATCCTGCACGGCATTGAGGCGCCGAACATCATTCACACGAACACGCTTACGGAAAACCTCGCCGACATTCAGGAAAAAGACCGTTTTGATGTGGTATTGGCCAACCCGCCCTTCGGGGGCAAGGAGCGGAAGGAAGTGCAGCAGAACTTTCCCATCCGCACCGGCGAGACGGCGTTTCTCTTTCTCCAGCACTTCATCAAGATGCTCAGGGCGGGTGGACGCGGCGGCGTGGTCATCAAGAACACGTTTCTCTCCAACACCGACAATGCCTCGGTGAGCCTCCGCAAGCTGCTGCTGGAAAGCTGCAACCTCCACACAATTCTGGATTGTCCCGGCGGCACCTTCCAGGGCGCGGGCGTAAAGACCGTGGTGGTGTTCTTCGAAAAGGGCGCGCCCACGAGAAAGATCTGGTACTACCAGCTCGACCCGGGCCGCAGCCTCGGCAAGACTAACCCTCTCAATGACGATGACCTCAAAGAGTTCGTGAAGCTGCAGAAAACCACAGCCGATTCGCCCAAATCCTGGACCGTGGATGCGAAAACAATTGATCAGGCGACGTTCGATCTCTCGGTGAAGAATCCGAACGGCGGCGAAGTCGTCACGCATCGCAGCCCGCAGGAGATCATGGAGGAGATTGCGGCGCTAGATGTCGAAAGCGAGGAAGTGCTGAAGAATATCAGGGCGCTGCTGAAATGAAGAAGGGGTGGCAGACAAGGATGCTGTGCGAGCTTTACCAAGTCGGCTCAAGCAAGCGCGTTCTAAAATCCCAATGGAAGACGAGCGGAGTGCCCTTCTATCGAGGGCGCGAAGTCACTCGATTGGCTGCCGATGGATTTGTTGACAACGAATTGTTCATCACAGAGGACCACTTTGCTGAGCTCTCGAAGGAATACGGGGTCCCGAAAGCTGACGACATCGTTATTACCGCTATTGGAACCATCGGGAACTCGCACGTCGTTCGGAGTAGCGACCGATTCTATTTCAAGGACGCAAGCGTTCTTTGGATGAAACGAACTTCCGATGTGAGCAGTGAGTTTGTTAATCTTTGGCTGAAGTCACCGTCCTTCTTTGATCAACTCGACCAAGGCAACGGTGCCACAGTCGATACGCTCACGATTCAAAAGCTCCAAAGCGTCAAGATCAGCATCCCCCCGTTCCCCGAACAGCAGCGGATCGTCGGCATCCTCGACCAAGCGTTTGACGGCTTCGCCACCGCCACGGCCAACGCCGAAAAGAACCTCCACAACGCCCGCGCCCTCTTCGAAAGCCACCTGCAATTTGTGTTCACTCAGCGGGGGAAGGGGTGGGAGGAGAAGCGACTCGAAGAGGTTTTAGGGGTGCAGCCTCAGAATGGGTGGTCGCCCCCTGCTGCTAATCATGCAGATTCGGGTACGCCGGTTCTCACCCTTTCCGCCGTCACGGGCTTTGTCTTCAGGCCGGAGAAAATCAAATTCACCTCAGCTGTAACGGATTCGAGAGCGCGATACTGGGTTCGGAATGGCGACTTTCTGATCACACGGAGTAACACACCGGAGTTGGTAGGGCACGTCGCCATCGCGTCTGGGATTGAAAAGCCGACCATCTATCCCGACTTGATCATGCGGATGAATCCCGACCCAGCAAAAGCCGTCACGGAATTCCTCTACTACCAGATGCGAACATCAGCTCTTCGGAAGGAAATTTCAGGGCGAGCACAAGGTGCAAATCCAACGATGAAGAAGATCAGTAACGAGGCTGTCCGAACGCTTCCGATCGTTGTTCCACCAATACGTGAACAACACCGAGTTGTTGCCCAACTCGACTCTCTCGCCGCCGAAACCCAACGCCTCGAATCCATCTACCGACAAAAGCTTGCCGAGCTGGGCGAGTTGAAGCAGTCGCTACTGCACCAGGCCTTCACAGGGCAACTCTAGGACATTGCTATGGCCAAAGACCTCACCAATTCGGCGGTTGATCGGCAGAATATTCTGAACAATCCCTATGCACTTGCTGAGATTGAGAAGGCGGCAGGTATCCGGGGCATTCCGTTTGAAGGCAAGACGGTGGTGCTGAAAGAGCAGGTCTCGGCATTTTTCGAAGTCTCTCTACGCACTGTAGAAAATTATTTGGAACGCAATGCCGAAGAATTGGCTCGAAACGGGTATGAGGTAGTGAAGGGTAACCGGTTGAAAACATTGAAGTTGGCTATCCAGGGGCTGGATGTTCCCGAAACAGATTTCGGGAACATCTCGAAGGCTCCGCAGCTGGGCGTCCTTGATTTTCGTGCCTTTCTTAATCTGGCCATGTTGATGACGGAATCCGAGCGTGCCGGTCTGTTGCGCAAGGCCATTCTGGACATCGTCATTGACACGATCAACCGGCGTACTGGCGGTGGCACGAAATATATTAATCAGCGCGACGAAGATTTTATTCAATCGGCCTTCATTGAAGAGAACTATCGCAAGCAGTTTACAGACGCACTGAAGGATTGCGTCGATATGGGCAATTTCAAATACGCTCTCTATACAGACAAAATATACGTCAGCATTTTCCGCGAGAAGGCACAGGCCTATCGACGTGTGCTGCGATTGGATAAGCGCGCCAATGTTCGGGACACGTTTTATTCGGAAGTGCTGGATTTAATTGCTGCCTACGAAGCCGGGTTTGCGGATGTCCTGGTACAAGATTTCAGATCCAAGGGGCGCAGGTTGACCTCGTGGGAAGTGGATGGTTTGTTTGTGGCGTTTGAAAAACAAGCGCATTGGAAACCATTGGTTGAGAAAGCGCGCAATAAAATGGCCAGTCGTGACCTTGCGTTTCGAGATGCCCTGCATCTTCAGCTGCAGGAGTATGTCACCCCCCTCCAGCGTGATGAGTTTGAGCGGTTTCTTGGCGAGAAGAGTAAGGAGTTAGCCGAGCGCCTGGAAGAAGCCAAAGATGTGATGAAGCGGCTCAAAGAGCGAGAATAATGGCCTGGGTGTATTTGAGTTTAGAGCAAGCGATTGAGGTTCACGGAAAAACCGTGGAAGTCAGCGGCGGCGGTTTATTGGGCCAGCTTGACCTCGGCAAACTGGACGCGGTGCTTCAGCACATTCAGAACGACGATTACTATCCGACGTTTGACGAAAAGCTCACACACTTATTTTTCTGCGCCTGCAAATTCCATTGCTTTGAGGATGGCAATAAGCGCATCGCCATTTCTCTATGCGCCCAGATGTTGCTTTGGAATGGCTATCTGCGCAGCGTCAACGCCTTCATTCGGGAGTCTGAAAACATCAGTTATCACGTTGCCGCAGGTAACATCTCAAAGGAATTGCTCGGGGATTGGATTGCCGCTGTGCTCCGTGGAGATGAAGACGACGAAGCCTTGAAGTTGAAAATCTTCCAAGCGATTAGCGGCGGCAACGAAGGCGTGTCATGAACGAAGCCGAAACCAGAGCCGAACACGTCGATCCCGCGCTGAAGGCGGCGGGGTGGGGCGTCGTGGAGGGGAGCCGTGTGCTACGCGAGTTTCCCATCACGCTCGGCCGTATCGAAGGCCTTGGGCGGCGCGCAAAACCGTTGATCGCCGATTATGTGCTCGTCTATCGCAATACCAAACTGGCTGTGATCGAGGCTAAGGCCTGGGATGAAGCGCTGACGGAAGGCGTGGCACAGGCGAAACAGTATGCCGGGAAACTCGCCGTTCGTTTCACCTATGCCACCAACGGCCAGGGCCTCTACGGCATCGATATGGAGACGGGGAAGGAAGGTGAGTGGCCGAGCTATCCCAGCCCGGAGGAACTCTGGACGCGCACATTCGCCAAGCAGAACGTCTGGCGCGACCGGTTCGCCGCAGTGCCGTTCGAAGACAGGGGTGGCTCGCATACCAGCCGCTACTATCAGGACATTGCCGTTGAGCGCGTGATGACGGTGATCGCCGCCGGTAAGCCGCGTGTGTTGTTGACGCTGGCGACGGGCACTGGGAAGACGTTCATTGCATTTCAGATCGCGTGGAAGCTCTTTCACAGCCGCTGGAACCTCAGCCGCGAGCCCTCGCGCCGTCCGCGCATACTGTTTCTGGCCGACCGCAACATCCTTGCCGATCAGGCCTACAACGCCTTCTCCGCGTTTCCGGAAGACGCGCTGGTACGGATCGCTCCGGACGACATTCGCAAGAAGGGCAGAGTGCCGAAGAACGGGAGCCTGTTCTTTACGATCTTCCAGACCTTCATGAGCGGGCCAGGGGACACCCCCTATTTCGGCGAGTACCCGCCTGACTTCTTCGACTTCATCGTCATCGACGAATGCCATCGCGGCGGGGCCAACGATGAAAGCAACTGGCGTGACATCTTGGAGTATTTTACTCCCGCCGTGCAGCTCGGCCTGACCGCCACACCCAAGCGCAAAGATAACGTGGACACCTATCGCTATTTCGGAGAGCCGGTCTACGTCTATTCGTTGAAGGACGGCATCAACGACGGCTTCCTCACGCCATTCAGGGTGAAACAGATCTCGACGACACTCGACGACTATGTTTACACGTCGGACGACAGGGTGATGGAAGGCGAAGTTCAGTACGGCAAGCGTTACATGGAAGCGGATTTCAATAAGATCATCGAGATCAAAGAGCGCGAAAAGAAGCGGGTCGAGATCTTCATGGACGCGATCGATCAGCGAGAGAAGACACTGGTGTTCTGCGCCACGCAGGATCATGCTCTGGCCGTGCGCGACCTCATCAACCAGTTGAAGACGAGCACGGACCCGAACTATTGCCAGCGGGTGACGGCTAACGACGGGGAACTCGGGGAACAGCACCTGCGCGACTTCCAAGACAATGAAAAGACCATTCCGACTATCCTGACGACCTCGCAGAAGCTTTCGACCGGGGTGGACGCCAGGAACATCCGGAATATCGTGCTGATGCGGCCGGTCAATTCGATGATCGAGTTCAAGCAAATCATCGGACGAGGGACGCGACTCTATGACGGGAAGGACTACTTCACGATCTACGATTTCGTGAAGGCACATCACCACTTCAGCGATCCCGAGTGGGACGGGGAACCGTTGGAGCCTGGGGTGTGCAGGAGGTGCGGCGCCAGGCCCTGCAGCTGTGAAAGGCGCCCACCGCAAACCTGTGTGGTCTGTGGCCAGCGTCCGTGCCTCTGTGCGCCCAGCCCTTGTCCAGTCTGTGGGCAGAGGCCCTGTCAATGTAAAAAGAAGGCGAAGGTCAAACTGGCCGACGGCAAGGAACGTACAATCCAACACATGATGGTCACGACCTTCTGGCATCCGGACGGAACCCCCATGTCGGCGCAGCAATTTTTGGAATTGCTCTTCGGCAAACTGCCGGAGTTTTTTCGCAATGAGGAGGAACTCCGTGCGATTTGGAGCGTACCGGATACGCGTGTCAGGTTGTTGCAGGGTCTGGCCGAGAAGGGCTTCGGCGCCGAGCAGATGGCGGAGATGCAACGCGTCATCGATGCGGAAAACAGCGACCTGTTCGATGTGCTGGCCCATGTGGCTTATGCGATGGCTCCGCTGACCCGCGAGGAGCGGGCCGCCAGGGCCAAGGTGAAAATCCGGACACACTTCACCGGCAAGCAACAAGGGTTCCTCGACTTCGTCCTGGGGCAGTATGTAAAGGTTGGGGTGGACGAACTCGCTCAGGACAAGCTGTCGCCGCTGCTCAAACTGAAGTACCACAATGCCATTGCCGACGCCGTGGCGGATCTAGGGAAACCAGAAGAGATCGGGCGGGTCTTCGCGGGGTTTCAGAAATATCTCTATCAGCCGCAGATCTAGGCTAGACCATAATTGGTAGAAAGTAAGTGCTTTCAGTATGGCTATTAAGAAAAACGGCATAGAAATACTCAGCTTGAAGGACCTGGGAGCTTCGCGCTGGCCCCAAGAGTCAAGATCAATGGGTTGCTGATCGGAGCGCTAAAGAGGTTGCGCACGCTTGGTTGGGGCTGAATGGTTCAGAGCTTCCTAGCGAAGTTCAGAAGACGTTGGCCTCTAACGTTGCATTTTCAGGTGTGCACGAGTGGGTGGCTGAGCCTGAAGCCAAGCTTTCTTTTGACAGCTTCGCCGGTGAGCCACGGAATACCGACCTTGTTGTTTATGCTAAGTATGCATTCGGACAATTCCTGGCCGCGGTCGAGGCGAAGGCCGATGAGCCGTTTAGTGAGACTGTTCCAGATGCGTTGGCTTCGGCTCTTGAGCGCTACCTGCAGAATAGCCGGTCGAACGGTGTCACTCGTATCCAGCAATTGGCTGTAGCTTTATTGGGTCCACGCCTAAGCAACGAGCCGTCGTTGAAGCATATTCGCTATCAACTACTCACTGCTACGGCAGGAGCACCTGCGTAAGGCAGAGGAAATGGGCCTGGATAGGGCAGTCTTGTTGATTCATGAGTTTGTGACGGACAAAACACTTGATGAGAAGCACGAGCAGAATGCGAGAGACTTGACCCATTTTGTTGCTCGTCTGTCGCACGGTGCGGTCAAATCTGTGCAGGCCGAATATCTTTACGGCCCCTTCACTGTTCCTGGTGCTCCTTTATTTTCGAAGAAGGTAGATTTATTTGTAGGCAAGGCAACTCGGAACCTACGCAGACGGTAGCTTGCCTAAAGAAGTGAAATGGTGCCAAGAATCATTGTCAGCTAGGGGTGGAGCCGAATACTGCCGATCAGGGGGCTATGCGGCGGACTGCTTCGCCACGTCCCAGCCGGGAAAGACCAGGACGGCTGGATGGCACTGGAGGACCCGCGCCAGAGTTTTGGCCCGTTCGACGCCAAGATTGATGGTGTCGTTTTCAATGGCCGAAATTGTGGACTGTGAAATCTTGGTCCTTCGAGCCAGCTCGCTTTGCGTCAGCCCTTGCAGTTCTCGGACAATCCGAACGGACTCTCCTACCGAGACCACCACTCGCGCTTTTGCCGGGCGAACGTTTTTGGTTTTCATCATTGCCTCCGATAATCGTGGGCTGTTACGTCCATGATCACGACCAGTACGCGCTGTTCTTCAACTTTGTAGATCACCCGATACTGTGTATTCAACCTTGACGAGCGATGACCGTTCCATTCGCCTTGAAGCCGCTCATCGTGGAACCCTTTGATCAGGCGTAGACCTGCCGGCTTCGACCTTCCATTCCCCGCCAGGCCGCTGATGATGAAGCAGAGTCCTGAATGCGTCCCTGACCTGCTAAGTGTGGGGTATGGGGCAGTATCCCCGGTCGCTTGGCCCAATGGGAGCTGACCTGAACCAGACGTTTCCTGTTACAATGCCCTCCCTCACGAAACTGTGCGCAAGGAAAGGCCTGCGATGTCGAAGCCCGCACAATCGAATGCCGTGCTTGTGGCGATCCGCACCCCCCGCGTCACTGCGGAGGAGGTGGACAGTTCGCTGCAAGAGCTCACCCGTCTGGTGACGACCCTCGGATACACTGTTGTGGGCCGTGTGACGCAAAAGCGGAGTTCCGATCGATATGCGGCGGTTCTGGGGGAGGGCAAACTCGCCGAACTGGCGCTGTGGACCGGTGGGTCCGGGAAAATCGAATCGGCATTTGGTCGGCCCAAGGACAAGGCGGCGGCGAAGGACGAGGCGGATGATTCAGACGTCGAGAAAGAATCAGACGACGACGAATCGGACGACACCATCGAGGCTGCTCCCAGCCCCCGCGAACAAGCGCAGATCGTTATCGTGGATTGTGATCTGTCGCCGTCCCAATTAAAAAACCTTGAACGTGCCGCCGGCGTGCCGGTGCTCGATCGTACCGGGGTCATCATCGAGATTTTCAGCCGGCATGCGCGAACCAGAGCGGCCCGCCTGCAGGTAGAGATCGCGCGACTCAATTATCTTGCGCCGCGTTTGCGGGAAACCGGCGGCGGCAGCGAGCGGCAAGGCGGGGGCGTTGGTGGCAAGGGGGCCGGGGAAACGAGTCTGGAACTCGATAAGCGCAGAATTCGCGATCGCACGAAAGAACTCCGGGCGGAATTGGCCGCGATCGGGGACGAGCATCGGACGCGCCGCGCCAGGCGGGAACACGAATTGACGGTCGCGCTCGTGGGCTACACGAATGCCGGAAAATCCTCGCTCATGCGGGCGATGACGGGCAGCGAGGTGCTCGTGGCCGACAAGCTGTTCGCCACGCTCGATACCACGATCCGGCCCTTGTATCCGGAGACGCGTCCGAAGGTCCTCCTGTCCGATACGGTGGGCTTCATCAAGAAACTCCCGCATGACCTGGTGGCGTCGTTCAAGTCGACACTGGATGAAGCGGCCAGTGCCTCGCTTTTGCTGTTTGTCGTCGATGCCTCGGATCCGTCCTTTCGCTCCCAACTCGACGTCACCCGAAAGGTGTTGGCTGAAGTCGGCGCCACGGATGTGCCCAGCCTGTTGGTGTTGAATAAACGAGACCGTCTCGGGCCGGATGAGCTCGGAGCCCTGAAGGCGGAATATCCCGACGCCATTGTGCTGTCCACGAGAAACAAGGACGATCTGCAGGCGCTCCGTGAGCGCATCATGGGGTATTTTGAGAGCGATATGCTTGACGAGGAATTGCGGATTCCGTTTACGGCTCAAAGCGTCGTCGCGGAGATCCGCGCCAAGATGCGCATCTTGTCCGAAGCCTATGATGCCGAAGGGCTCACGCTACGGGTGCGATCAACTCCTGAGAACCTGGCGGCCATCAAAAAAAAGCTCGAACGATGAGGGTTTGGCAAGGAGTCACAATCATATGAAGCGACAGGAATTGGAAGAAAAACTGCCCACAATGACGCAGGCTCAACTCGTTGACACGGTGAAGACCTGCCTCGACATGATCGAGCGGCTGGAAAATGACTTGTCCGCCGGGACGCGGAAGCTGGAAGAAATGTCGGCGTTAGTGAAGAAACTGTCTGACACCAACCACGCAGGCTGAGGCTGTCATTGTGAATGCTGGACGCTCCGCCTTCGAAAGGGGACGGAGCTTTTTTTATCGTGTCTGCACGCAGTCTTCAAGAAACGGCAGGATGGTTGGGCTTTGTCTTGGGTGCTCTTTCCTGTATTTCCCCCTGTTGTACGCTCCCCCCTTTGTGTAAGCTGGAGCTCACATCATCCATCCTAGTAATGGAGGAGGAAGGGTACTATGAAGTCTTTTCCCATGGTCATTTTGGGCGGCGGTGTGGGGACCGGGTATGCGGCGAAAGAATTTGTGTCGCAGGGCGGCGGCAAGGGGCAACTGGCGATTGTCTCAGCGGAGCATATTCCTTCCTATGAGCGTCCGCCTTTGTCGAAGGAATTTCTCGCCGGCAAAAAGAAACCCGACGAGATTCTCATCTCCGATGCCCGGTTCTATCAGAAACAGGGTATCACCCTGTTTCGGGACTTTCGCGTGCAGAAGGTGGACTTCAGACGCCGTCTGCTGCATGGTCCCTCCCGCCAGACCATCGGTTTCGAGAAATTGTTGATCGCCACCGGGTCCTCGGTGCGGAAGTTCACGGTACCGGGCGCCGACCAGCCATGGATCTGTTACCTCCGGCAATTGCCGGACTCGCAGCACATCCGCCAGCTCATCACAAAGGGCAAGCAGGCTGTGGTCATCGGGTCCGGCTTTATCGGGATGGAAGTGGCCTCCGTCCTCACCGGGCAAGGCATGCCGACCACGATGGTGTTTCCCGGGGATCGCGTCTGGGAACGTGTGTTTACGCCGGAGGTGTCGGCGTTTTTCGAGAAGCAGTTTTTGGGTCATGGCATCCGTTTCGTGAAGCATCAAAAAGTTGTCGGTTTTTCGCGAGAGAAAGGCAGCGGGCAAGTCCTGTTGGCTTCCGGCGGGCGTCTTCCGGCGGATCTCGTCGTGGCGGGGATCGGCGTGACGCCGACCGTGGATCTCTTCACAGACACGCCGCTTGTGCATGATGACGACGGGATCCGGGTCAACGAGTACCTTGAGACCAGCGTGGACAGCGTGTGGGCGGCGGGGGATATTGCCAACTATCCGGACCGGATATTCCGGCGCCGCATGAGGATCGAACATTGGGACAATGCGGTGGAGCAGGGGCGGGTGGCCATGCGGAACATGATGGACAAATTCCAGCCCTTCATCCACGTGCCCTATTTCTTTTCCGATGAGTTCGACCTGTCGTACGAATATTGGGGTGATGCGCAGGGCCATGATCAAGTCGTGTATCGCGGGGAGATGAAGAAAAAACAGCTCAGTGTCTGGTGGCTGAGAAAGGGGATTCTCTGCGCGACGCTGCTCATGAATCGTCCGGATGAAGAACGCCGGTATGCGCCTCGCTGGATTCTCCGTCGCGCGCAGCTCGATGCCAAAGCGCTCCGAACGACGAAGAGCCTGAAGTCGTTGGACCGCACATTCGGTCAGGACTGATGCCGCCCCGGGCATCTGCTGCTCCGAGACAAAATCACCGCTTCCCGATCCCTTTCCGCAAGGCGTTTCCCTGCAATTCCCCCCCCTTTACTTGTGACCCGGACAGGACTAATCTTCCGCATAATTTCCCATAGCGGCATGGCGCAACATGAAGCCAGATCACGGCTGACAGACGATATGCGAGCCAACGTTCCAGACACAAAGGAGTTTGCCATGTCCCACGTGATGCCCCTGATCCTCGCCCTTGCGACGGTCCTGGCCGGAGGGTTTGCCTCTGCGGCGCAACCGACCCGCCCCCAGGCCGAGTACTCGGCTGATTCGACCATGCAAACGGAGGAAGGCACCATCCAGCAGCACGTTTACGTCACGCCGACGAAGGAGCGCAAGGAACTGACTGGCGCAGGCGAGGGGGCTGTGCAGATCTTCCGGTATGACAGCAAGGTCCTGTGGATGTTGATGCCGTCGGAACACATGTATATGGAGTATTCCCTGAGCGGGGGGCAGGCTCAGGGGCAGGAAAACGATCCGTCGCAATGGACCTACGAGGACACGGTTGTGGGAGAAGACACGCTGAACGGCATGAAGGTGACGAAGTACAAGACCATCGCGACCAGCACGGACGGCAAGAAATTCGGCGGATTCTCGTGGCGGACGAGAGAGGGCATCAACGTCAAACAGGATCTGCTGTACAAAGAAGGCAACGACAAAAAGCGGATGCTCATCGAACTTAGCAACCTTGCGATCGGCCGGCAGGACCCCGCACTGTTCGAGATCCCGGAAGGATTCACCAAGCTCGACATGGGCGGAATGATGGGCATGATGGGCGCGCCCGGGAGAGGACGTCCCGGCATGGGGCAACCGGCGGGCCGGCCGGATATGGGTGCAGAAGGCATGGGCAGGCCCAATATGGGAAGGGGCCAGGCGCGGCCGCAAGTCATGCCGCCGCCAGCGCCGCAGGAACCGGAACCTTCCGGGGACGAGCGGTCGGATATGCAGAAGGCCAACGAATTCATGAAGGGCTTGTTCGGCCGATAGGCTGACTGCAACATGAAGAGGTGGCTGGTGGGCGGATCACTGTTCCTTGCCGTGATGCTGGCCGCCGTCGTTTTGCCGGCGCCCCTCCGCGCAATGGAGAAGGGAGTGGTTCCCCGGCCGGATCGGCCGGCCGTCAGGGCGTCAGCCTTGTACCTGATCGATCTGACATCCGGGCGCGTCTTATTGGAAAAACACTCCACCCGTCGCCTGGCTCCCGCGAGCCTCACCAAGATCATGACCGCGCTGATCGCCCTGGACGCCGCGCCGCTCCAGGACGTGGTGACGATCCATCCGCGCGCGATTACGCACCCGTCCATCTACCATTTCCGTCCCGGGGAACAATTTCTTCTCCGTGATCTGATCACGGCCATGCTGGTGGCCAGCGCGAACGATGCGTGCGAAGCGGTGGCCTGGCATATCGGGGGCGACGACAAGCGGTTCGTCGCCCTCATGAACGAGCGGGCGCGGAAACTGGATTTGAAAGACACCCGGTTTGCGAATCCCTGCGGCTTCGACGCGCCGGGACACTATTCCACCGCGGCGGACCTGGCGACGCTCACCGAACAGGCGCTCCGGCAGCCGGTCTTTTCCATGATGGTCAGGACGGTCGTGCGGGACATCGCCACCGTGGACGGGTCCAGACAACTCTCCCTGCACAGCACGAACGAATTGCTGGCCGATCCGGATGTCAACGGCGTCAAGACCGGCTACACGAGCAAGGCGGGCCGCTGCCTCGTCGCGAGCATGTTCAAGGACGGGCGCCGGTTGTTGTTGGTGGGATTGAACCTGACAGACCAATGGACGCAGGCCACCAGCCTGCTTCGGTATGGCCATGAGCTCCTGCAGGACGGGAGTGGTTGACTGCGTGAGGCGCAAGCGCTATCGCCGTCCGGCGCGATGGAGATAGGCGTCGCGGAGATTCTGCTGCGCGACGATGAAATTGGGATCGAGTCTGGCTGCCAGTCGAAATTCGTCGATGGCCCGGTCCCACTCGTCCTGCAGCGCATAGGCTCGTCCCAGGTTGTTGTGCGGCCTGGCCTTGTTCGGAGATTTCAGGACCGCATCCGCCCAGAGCGAAAGCTGGTCCCGGTAGAGGTCATTTCGCTGGTGGGTGAAGAGGGCGAGGAGCAAGGCCAGCGCTGAGGCAAGACCCAGGGAAACGGTCCGGACGACAGCGGGGCGGGAACAGGCGATCGTGAGCCGTTGCTCGGCGTGAGAGCCGAGTGAGACGAGCGCGATCAGCAATCCCGGCGAGGCCAGATACAGGTTGCGTTCGCTGAGCAGGTCATTGCGTGGAATGAGGCTGGTCGGAAGAAGCTGCAGGAAAAACCAGGCAAGACCGAACGCAATCAGCGGAAAACGTCGGCGGGCGATGAACGCGCTAGCCGCCATGGCCGAGAGGAACAGGCTATCGAGGGGCAGCGGCCATTGCGCCGGAGAATGGAAGAGCGGGAGATCATGATCGAAGTTTTGACTCCAGGGCGTGAAGTACAGCAGCAGCGCATAGACCGTGGCGTGCAGCTCGCTTAGCAAATTGACCAGCCAGGGGCGGAGGTGAATGCTGAACTGCGCCAGCGCCGAATAGCGCGGGTGCAGCATCGCCCAGCCGGCAGCGAGCAGCAGAACAATCCAGAACGGCAGATGGTCACGGAGGACGGCAGTGCGTAGTTCGTCGCCATGCTTCCGGCGGATCACATGGTCCCAGAGCAGCAGCACGACCGGAAAGGTGCCCGCTGTTTCCTTGGAACCGATCGCCAGCAGGAAGAGGACTATCGAGCCTATAAAAGGAGCCCGGCCGAACCTCCTTGGCCCGG
The window above is part of the Nitrospira sp. CR1.1 genome. Proteins encoded here:
- a CDS encoding DNA-binding protein, giving the protein MAKDLTNSAVDRQNILNNPYALAEIEKAAGIRGIPFEGKTVVLKEQVSAFFEVSLRTVENYLERNAEELARNGYEVVKGNRLKTLKLAIQGLDVPETDFGNISKAPQLGVLDFRAFLNLAMLMTESERAGLLRKAILDIVIDTINRRTGGGTKYINQRDEDFIQSAFIEENYRKQFTDALKDCVDMGNFKYALYTDKIYVSIFREKAQAYRRVLRLDKRANVRDTFYSEVLDLIAAYEAGFADVLVQDFRSKGRRLTSWEVDGLFVAFEKQAHWKPLVEKARNKMASRDLAFRDALHLQLQEYVTPLQRDEFERFLGEKSKELAERLEEAKDVMKRLKERE
- a CDS encoding type II toxin-antitoxin system death-on-curing family toxin produces the protein MAWVYLSLEQAIEVHGKTVEVSGGGLLGQLDLGKLDAVLQHIQNDDYYPTFDEKLTHLFFCACKFHCFEDGNKRIAISLCAQMLLWNGYLRSVNAFIRESENISYHVAAGNISKELLGDWIAAVLRGDEDDEALKLKIFQAISGGNEGVS
- a CDS encoding DEAD/DEAH box helicase, with protein sequence MNEAETRAEHVDPALKAAGWGVVEGSRVLREFPITLGRIEGLGRRAKPLIADYVLVYRNTKLAVIEAKAWDEALTEGVAQAKQYAGKLAVRFTYATNGQGLYGIDMETGKEGEWPSYPSPEELWTRTFAKQNVWRDRFAAVPFEDRGGSHTSRYYQDIAVERVMTVIAAGKPRVLLTLATGTGKTFIAFQIAWKLFHSRWNLSREPSRRPRILFLADRNILADQAYNAFSAFPEDALVRIAPDDIRKKGRVPKNGSLFFTIFQTFMSGPGDTPYFGEYPPDFFDFIVIDECHRGGANDESNWRDILEYFTPAVQLGLTATPKRKDNVDTYRYFGEPVYVYSLKDGINDGFLTPFRVKQISTTLDDYVYTSDDRVMEGEVQYGKRYMEADFNKIIEIKEREKKRVEIFMDAIDQREKTLVFCATQDHALAVRDLINQLKTSTDPNYCQRVTANDGELGEQHLRDFQDNEKTIPTILTTSQKLSTGVDARNIRNIVLMRPVNSMIEFKQIIGRGTRLYDGKDYFTIYDFVKAHHHFSDPEWDGEPLEPGVCRRCGARPCSCERRPPQTCVVCGQRPCLCAPSPCPVCGQRPCQCKKKAKVKLADGKERTIQHMMVTTFWHPDGTPMSAQQFLELLFGKLPEFFRNEEELRAIWSVPDTRVRLLQGLAEKGFGAEQMAEMQRVIDAENSDLFDVLAHVAYAMAPLTREERAARAKVKIRTHFTGKQQGFLDFVLGQYVKVGVDELAQDKLSPLLKLKYHNAIADAVADLGKPEEIGRVFAGFQKYLYQPQI
- a CDS encoding helix-turn-helix domain-containing protein; the protein is MMKTKNVRPAKARVVVSVGESVRIVRELQGLTQSELARRTKISQSTISAIENDTINLGVERAKTLARVLQCHPAVLVFPGWDVAKQSAA
- a CDS encoding N-6 DNA methylase, whose protein sequence is MFEQAFRSIDDVLRREGGGVLKYTEQASWLLFLKYLDALEQDRAMEAELQGKKYTFILDQPYRWEAWAAPKGQDGKLDHNKALTGDDLRDFVNEKLFPNLRGFRQKASGPNTIEYKIGEIFSETKNEINSGYNLREIVEIIDDLRFLSQKEKHELSYLYEEKIRNMGNAGRDGGSYYTPRPLIRAIIQVVKPRIGERIYDGAVGSAGFLCEAFEYLKAKPHLTTNEARTLQERTFYAKEKDKLAYVIAIMNMILHGIEAPNIIHTNTLTENLADIQEKDRFDVVLANPPFGGKERKEVQQNFPIRTGETAFLFLQHFIKMLRAGGRGGVVIKNTFLSNTDNASVSLRKLLLESCNLHTILDCPGGTFQGAGVKTVVVFFEKGAPTRKIWYYQLDPGRSLGKTNPLNDDDLKEFVKLQKTTADSPKSWTVDAKTIDQATFDLSVKNPNGGEVVTHRSPQEIMEEIAALDVESEEVLKNIRALLK